A window of the Salarias fasciatus chromosome 7, fSalaFa1.1, whole genome shotgun sequence genome harbors these coding sequences:
- the LOC115391510 gene encoding zona pellucida sperm-binding protein 3-like, with the protein MQHTGLETSGQTSVKAAIQQEKQSFEEPLTWKFPELPTKEAPRLPPNFEVQTPTAANTVSAVCGTSSVRVEAKKDLLGIGNPVNGADVTLGGCPATGEDPQNQILIFESALHECGSQLLVSEDSLVYVFTLLYTPSPLGTSPIVRSREVSISIECQYQRNHDVSSGLVNPTWVPFSDKKTSEESLHFSLTVMTDDWSSLRPSAQFLLGDMMKFEASVKQFHHAPLRVFVDSCVATMVPITDTVPRYNFLANKGCLFDGQLTGSSSQFLPRSQDDKLRFELEAFRFQNEFHDQVYITCSLRATAASAAVDASSKACSFSNGWKEVSGRNQACSCCDTECAPGRNVDPIGSVNRCHELKPEFARSGGAVRLKLRVGYKLPRSSDIVHFL; encoded by the exons ATGCAGCACACAGGGTTGGAGACTTCAGGCCAAACCAGCGTCAAGGCGGCGATCCAGCAG GAAAAACAATCCTTCGAGGAGCCCTTGACATGGAAGTTTCCGGAGCTGCCGACTAAAGAGGCGCCTCGGTTACCTCCCAACTTTGAGGTGCAGACTCCAACGGCGGCCAACACCGTCTCCGCCGTATGTGGGACGAGCTCTGTTCGGGTGGAGGCCAAGAAAGATCTGCTGGGAATCGGCAATCCGGTCAACGGAGCGGACGTCACCCTGGGCGGCTGTCCCGCCACAGGGGAGGACCCCCAGAATCAGATCCTGATCTTTGAGTCGGCGCTGCACGAGTGTGGCAGTCAGCTGCTG GTGTCGGAGGACTCGCTGGTCTACGTCTTCACGCTGCTCTACACTCCCAGTCCTTTAGGAACCAGCCCCATTGTCCGTTCCAGAGAAGTCTCCATCAGCATCGAGTGCCAGTACCAGAG GAATCATGATGTGAGCAGTGGGCTGGTGAACCCAACCTGGGTTCCCTTCAGCGataagaaaacctcagaggagaGTCTCCACTTCTCACTCACTGTCATGACTG ATGACTGGAGCTCTCTTCGTCCGTCCGCTCAGTTCCTCCTGGGAGACATGATGAAATTCGAAGCTTCGGTCAAACAATTTCATCACGCTCCCCTCAGGGTGTTTGTGGACAGCTGTGTGGCCACCATGGTCCCGATCACCGACACGGTCCCTCGATACAACTTCCTGGCAAACAAAGG gtgtCTGTTTGACGGTCAGCTCACTGGCTCCAGCTCTCAGTTCTTGCCTCGCTCACAGGACGACAAACTGCGGTTTGAGCTGGAGGCCTTCAGGTTCCAGAATGAGTTCCATGATCAG GTGTACATCACCTGCAGCCTGAGAGCCACAGCAGCGAGCGCAGCCGTCGACGCCTCCAGCAAAGCCTGCTCCTTCTCCAATGG GTGGAAGGAGGTCAGTGGTCGAAATCAGGCCTGCTCCTGCTGCGACACGGAGTGCGCTCCAGGGCGCAACGTGGACCCGATCGGCTCAG